A single window of Flavobacteriales bacterium DNA harbors:
- a CDS encoding methionyl-tRNA formyltransferase, which produces MKSDKPLRIVFMGTPQFAVASLDALRKSEHQIVGVVTAEDKPAGRGQTLHMSDVKKYALEHDLPLLQPDRLRDEGFINRLQRLHADLFVVVAFRMLPKVVWSLPTHGTINLHASLLPDYRGAAPINHAIINGEPKTGVTTFFINDVIDTGDLLFREEVVIDGNETAGSLHDKLMKTGADLLVKTVNAIAEGNYQQVQQSPPRPGKEAPKIYPESCVIDWNKSAVEADRLIRGMSPYPGARTYIETDNGKRLLLKIYAAEVRLQPHATLPGEVYMADNHVSFSIACSDGWILPTEVQLEGKKRMPVADLLRGMSTSFRIASPKENAS; this is translated from the coding sequence TTGAAAAGCGATAAACCACTCCGGATCGTGTTCATGGGTACGCCGCAGTTTGCGGTGGCTTCGCTGGATGCCCTCCGGAAAAGCGAACACCAGATTGTGGGTGTGGTTACCGCAGAAGACAAACCGGCCGGTCGTGGCCAAACGCTGCACATGTCGGACGTGAAAAAGTATGCACTCGAACACGACCTGCCGCTGCTTCAACCCGACAGGCTCAGGGATGAGGGCTTCATCAACCGCCTGCAACGCCTGCATGCCGACCTGTTCGTGGTGGTTGCTTTCCGCATGCTACCCAAAGTGGTGTGGTCGCTGCCCACACATGGCACCATCAACCTGCATGCCTCCCTCCTTCCGGATTATCGCGGTGCGGCGCCAATCAACCATGCCATTATAAATGGTGAACCCAAAACCGGTGTCACCACATTTTTCATCAACGATGTGATTGACACCGGCGACCTGTTGTTCCGGGAAGAAGTTGTGATTGATGGAAATGAAACGGCAGGAAGTCTTCACGACAAGCTGATGAAAACCGGTGCGGATCTCCTGGTGAAAACGGTGAATGCGATTGCCGAAGGAAACTACCAGCAGGTTCAGCAGTCTCCTCCCCGTCCGGGTAAAGAGGCTCCGAAAATTTATCCCGAAAGCTGTGTGATCGATTGGAACAAAAGTGCAGTTGAGGCAGACCGGTTGATTCGTGGCATGAGCCCGTACCCGGGCGCCCGTACCTACATAGAAACCGACAACGGGAAACGTCTGCTCTTAAAAATTTATGCTGCGGAAGTGCGGCTGCAACCCCACGCAACATTACCCGGAGAAGTATACATGGCAGACAACCACGTTTCCTTTTCCATTGCATGCAGTGACGGGTGGATCTTGCCAACCGAGGTTCAGTTGGAAGGAAAAAAAAGAATGCCCGTTGCCGACTTGCTGCGCGGCATGAGCACATCGTTCCGCATCGCATCCCCAAAAGAAAACGCTTCATGA
- a CDS encoding cupin domain-containing protein codes for MKIRFLISTMVCTLVCTTDAALAQVQVNNLPEPSPCEKSCIEKLHSDSTVSVFVAWVEKEIPLHYHASHTETVYVLEGEGTMELGDSTFAIHPGQVLVMIPGTHHAVKKTGDTPLKAISVFSPGLITPDRILVEPKK; via the coding sequence ATGAAAATCCGCTTCCTGATTTCCACCATGGTGTGCACCCTTGTATGCACAACAGACGCCGCACTTGCCCAGGTGCAGGTCAACAACCTGCCTGAACCTTCTCCCTGCGAAAAAAGCTGCATCGAAAAACTGCATTCCGACTCAACCGTGTCGGTATTTGTGGCCTGGGTAGAAAAGGAAATTCCGCTGCACTATCATGCCAGTCACACCGAAACCGTATATGTGTTGGAAGGAGAAGGCACCATGGAGTTGGGCGATTCTACCTTTGCGATACATCCCGGGCAGGTGCTGGTGATGATTCCCGGCACACACCATGCGGTAAAAAAAACAGGGGACACCCCTTTGAAGGCAATTTCCGTTTTTTCTCCAGGATTAATCACCCCTGATCGAATCCTGGTGGAACCGAAAAAGTGA
- a CDS encoding HU family DNA-binding protein, which yields MNKAELVEAIAKDAKISKADAKKALEAFITNTAKVLKKGDRLSLVGFGSFSVSKRAARKGRNPQTGKEIKIAAKKVVRFKAGADLASKVK from the coding sequence ATGAACAAAGCAGAACTCGTTGAAGCAATCGCAAAAGATGCGAAAATCTCTAAAGCTGATGCCAAGAAAGCATTGGAAGCTTTCATCACCAACACCGCAAAGGTGCTGAAGAAAGGTGATCGTCTTTCTCTCGTTGGCTTCGGTTCTTTCTCAGTTTCCAAAAGAGCTGCCCGCAAAGGCCGCAACCCGCAAACTGGCAAAGAGATCAAGATTGCTGCAAAGAAAGTAGTTCGTTTCAAAGCAGGTGCTGACCTCGCTTCCAAAGTGAAGTAA
- a CDS encoding agmatinase family protein, with the protein MAHTDFDPDKWAEENGNIFGLPYSTSDASMVVIPAPWDVTVSYRDGTIHGPEAILQASYQVDLLDPVCGMAWKKGLALDEIPEDWKSKAISLRKQAVAYLHDLTSGKELHPETIQKKEPVNAGCEAFHTYIYERAKHWLQQGKKVAMIGGDHSTPFGLMRALAEKHPGMGILQIDAHADLRHAFEGFTWSHASIMHNAITRIPEIGKLVQVGIRDYCKEETDMIAAMPDRIKTYFDLDLKQAEYTGKSKKEIFTPIVEALPQEVYISFDIDGLDPKLCQHTGTPVPGGFEFEEALFLIQMVFESGRKVIGFDINETSDPHFGKEDGDRFDAIVGARLLFRMANMMLHF; encoded by the coding sequence ATGGCGCATACAGACTTTGATCCGGATAAATGGGCAGAAGAAAATGGAAATATTTTCGGGCTTCCCTATTCCACATCCGACGCTTCCATGGTGGTGATTCCTGCACCGTGGGACGTGACCGTTTCTTACCGCGACGGAACCATTCACGGGCCTGAGGCGATCCTACAGGCTTCTTACCAGGTAGACCTCCTCGATCCGGTTTGCGGCATGGCATGGAAAAAAGGATTGGCGTTGGATGAAATTCCTGAGGATTGGAAATCAAAAGCAATCTCGCTTCGCAAACAGGCTGTCGCCTATTTGCATGATCTCACTTCCGGCAAAGAACTCCACCCTGAAACCATTCAGAAGAAGGAACCGGTGAACGCAGGATGCGAAGCATTCCACACCTATATATATGAACGCGCAAAACATTGGCTGCAACAAGGAAAGAAAGTGGCCATGATCGGCGGCGACCACAGCACGCCGTTCGGACTGATGCGCGCACTCGCGGAAAAACACCCGGGCATGGGTATTCTGCAAATAGATGCGCATGCGGATCTTCGTCATGCATTCGAAGGATTCACCTGGTCACATGCAAGCATCATGCACAACGCCATCACGCGTATTCCGGAAATAGGAAAACTGGTGCAGGTCGGAATTCGGGATTACTGCAAAGAAGAAACGGACATGATCGCCGCCATGCCCGATCGCATCAAAACCTATTTTGACCTTGACCTCAAACAAGCGGAGTATACAGGGAAAAGCAAAAAGGAAATTTTCACACCCATCGTGGAAGCATTGCCCCAGGAAGTGTATATCAGTTTCGACATAGACGGACTGGATCCGAAACTCTGCCAGCATACCGGCACACCGGTACCGGGAGGATTTGAATTTGAAGAAGCACTGTTCCTGATTCAAATGGTTTTTGAATCAGGAAGAAAAGTAATCGGTTTCGACATCAACGAAACATCCGATCCGCATTTCGGAAAAGAAGACGGCGACCGGTTCGATGCGATCGTGGGTGCAAGGTTGCTATTCCGAATGGCGAACATGATGTTGCATTTCTAG
- a CDS encoding RNA methyltransferase, producing the protein MHLQQLRNEVNELSSCITEERNRRFDDVLQQRTRYVTIALEDIFQPQNASAVLRTCDCFGIMDVHIIENRNTYRINPDVALGSYQWVDMHRYNSEENNTRACIEHLKKNNYRIIATTPHAKENSLVDFDVNAGPFALFFGTEKRGLSEEVLSHADDMIRIPMYGFTESFNISVSAALCMFQVTQRLRLSNSRWQLSEKERLEIKLEWLKNHLHY; encoded by the coding sequence TTGCATCTACAACAACTCCGAAACGAAGTCAACGAACTTTCTTCATGCATCACGGAAGAACGCAACCGTCGTTTTGATGATGTGTTGCAGCAACGAACAAGGTATGTGACCATCGCACTCGAAGACATCTTTCAGCCGCAAAATGCAAGTGCGGTTCTGCGCACGTGCGATTGCTTCGGCATCATGGATGTACACATCATCGAGAACAGAAACACGTATCGCATCAACCCTGATGTGGCGCTGGGTTCGTATCAATGGGTAGACATGCATCGATACAACTCGGAAGAAAACAACACGCGTGCTTGCATCGAACATTTGAAGAAGAACAACTATCGCATTATCGCCACCACACCACACGCAAAAGAAAATTCATTGGTGGATTTTGATGTGAATGCAGGTCCTTTTGCACTCTTTTTCGGAACAGAAAAAAGAGGCCTGAGCGAAGAGGTTTTGTCGCATGCGGATGACATGATCCGCATTCCGATGTATGGGTTCACCGAAAGTTTCAATATCTCTGTATCCGCAGCCCTGTGCATGTTTCAGGTTACACAACGTTTGAGATTATCAAATTCGAGGTGGCAACTTTCCGAAAAAGAACGTCTTGAAATCAAGTTGGAATGGCTCAAAAACCACCTGCATTATTAA
- a CDS encoding 30S ribosomal protein THX — translation MGKGDKRTKKGKRAAGSTGVTRPRKKKATTVAAAKKTATAAKKKPAAKKPAAKKPAAKKPAAKKPAAKKPAAKKPAAKKPAAKKPAAKKPAAKKPAAKKPAAKKPAAKKPAAKKPAAKKAPAKKK, via the coding sequence ATGGGAAAAGGTGATAAACGTACCAAGAAAGGCAAGAGAGCTGCCGGGTCAACTGGAGTAACCAGGCCCCGGAAGAAGAAAGCCACTACCGTAGCCGCTGCTAAAAAAACGGCTACAGCAGCAAAGAAAAAACCTGCTGCTAAAAAACCGGCTGCCAAAAAACCGGCCGCCAAAAAACCAGCAGCAAAGAAACCAGCTGCTAAAAAACCAGCTGCAAAGAAACCAGCTGCTAAAAAACCGGCCGCCAAGAAACCAGCAGCAAAGAAGCCCGCTGCTAAGAAACCGGCTGCCAAAAAACCTGCTGCTAAGAAGCCCGCTGCTAAGAAACCAGCAGCAAAGAAACCCGCAGCAAAGAAAGCTCCTGCTAAGAAGAAGTAA
- the tnpA gene encoding IS200/IS605 family transposase: MGNEQRRGSHTVSWLTAHVVWVTKYRYEVLKGDVQKRCRDLIKQICDAEDVKILKGVVSKDHVHMHIEYPPSKSISNIVKRLKGRTSRRLQEEFPEVGKRYWGQHFWAIGYGVWSTGNITDDLVQEYLEHHRGPSNSDNNTIILE; the protein is encoded by the coding sequence ATGGGTAATGAACAAAGACGAGGTAGCCATACGGTGTCTTGGCTGACGGCGCATGTGGTTTGGGTTACCAAATATAGATATGAGGTTTTGAAAGGCGATGTTCAAAAGCGTTGCCGTGACCTGATAAAGCAAATCTGTGATGCGGAGGATGTGAAAATCCTGAAAGGTGTTGTCAGCAAAGATCATGTTCATATGCACATAGAATACCCTCCATCTAAGAGCATCAGCAATATTGTAAAACGGTTGAAAGGAAGAACATCTCGCCGTCTACAGGAAGAATTTCCGGAGGTTGGGAAACGGTATTGGGGCCAACATTTCTGGGCGATAGGGTATGGAGTGTGGAGTACCGGAAACATCACAGATGACCTGGTTCAGGAATATCTTGAACATCACAGGGGCCCATCAAACAGTGACAACAATACCATTATCCTTGAATAA
- a CDS encoding YqgE/AlgH family protein, whose protein sequence is MDKLEPKIGRLLLSEPFLTDLHFKRSVILLTEHNEGGSLGFVLNKPISLTINEAVDDFPTFDSNLYLGGPVRNDSLYFIHTFGDKIEGSIHIKKGLYWGGNFEQLKDYALTGQIQPHQVRFFIGYSGWGPQQLENELGHQSWVVANGRVKQIMQEPTTTLWKDLLSGMGNEYAILSNFPDNPSMN, encoded by the coding sequence ATGGATAAACTCGAACCGAAAATCGGAAGGCTGTTGTTGTCGGAACCATTCCTGACGGATCTTCATTTCAAGCGATCAGTCATCCTCCTGACAGAACACAATGAAGGAGGATCGCTCGGCTTCGTATTGAACAAGCCCATTTCACTTACCATCAATGAAGCAGTCGACGACTTTCCAACTTTTGACTCCAACCTGTATCTCGGCGGACCGGTGCGTAACGATTCCCTGTACTTCATTCACACGTTCGGTGACAAGATTGAGGGATCCATCCACATTAAAAAAGGATTGTATTGGGGAGGAAATTTTGAGCAGCTTAAAGACTATGCATTAACGGGACAAATCCAGCCTCACCAGGTACGCTTCTTTATAGGTTATTCAGGATGGGGGCCCCAGCAACTGGAAAACGAACTCGGTCATCAATCGTGGGTGGTTGCCAACGGACGTGTAAAACAAATCATGCAGGAACCCACCACTACACTATGGAAAGACTTACTGAGCGGAATGGGGAATGAATATGCGATCCTATCCAATTTCCCCGACAACCCATCCATGAACTAA
- a CDS encoding glycosyltransferase, translated as MMYAVYLSMVVYGGMLLFILLYSIVQFTLLRAYIKRKQPVEREYHDVMYPMVTIQLPVYNERYVVERLLDAAASFDYPVDRFEVQVLDDSTDDTVQLVKARIDALKHTGVHISHVRRGNRDGFKAGALAYGLASAKGEFIAIFDADFIPDPDFLKRTLPHFSDPRTGVVQCRWGHVNREYSMLTRLQAFGLDAHFTVEQGGRNAKGYFINFNGTAGVWRKSCIEDAGGWRADTLTEDLDLSYRAQLKGWKFNYLEDVVCPAELPGTMDALRSQQFRWTKGAAETARLLLPQVIRKKGLSRAHRLHAFFHLMNSFVFVCILGTALMSIPMLTFKHTLIGDHWVFRFAGVFLLSFVVLLAFYYAAWHRSGKAKNRSFLPQFIMFLSLSMGMSLHNALAVIEAWLGRKTPFVRTPKLNIGKGDSGGNILYRSARVSWLTWVELLFAVYFAWGCHLAWVYGDFGLFPYHVLLCAGFGSVSMYGISHALIARRKWMHADEQVQITARS; from the coding sequence ATGATGTATGCCGTTTACCTCTCAATGGTTGTCTACGGTGGTATGCTTTTGTTTATCCTGCTGTACAGCATCGTTCAATTCACCCTGTTGCGTGCCTATATAAAAAGGAAACAGCCGGTAGAACGCGAATATCATGATGTGATGTATCCCATGGTAACCATTCAGCTTCCGGTATACAACGAGCGATATGTGGTGGAGCGATTGCTGGATGCAGCTGCATCGTTTGATTATCCGGTTGACAGATTTGAGGTGCAGGTGTTGGATGATTCCACCGATGATACGGTTCAGCTGGTGAAAGCCAGGATAGACGCATTGAAACATACCGGTGTGCACATATCTCATGTGCGTCGCGGGAACAGGGATGGCTTCAAGGCGGGTGCGCTTGCATATGGACTTGCATCCGCCAAGGGAGAATTCATTGCCATCTTCGATGCGGACTTCATCCCGGATCCCGACTTTCTGAAAAGAACACTTCCGCATTTTTCAGATCCCCGAACCGGTGTGGTGCAATGCAGGTGGGGGCATGTGAACAGGGAGTACTCAATGCTAACAAGGTTGCAGGCTTTCGGATTGGATGCACACTTTACGGTTGAGCAAGGAGGTAGGAATGCAAAGGGGTATTTCATTAACTTCAACGGTACGGCAGGTGTGTGGAGGAAGAGTTGCATCGAGGATGCAGGAGGATGGCGGGCAGATACCCTCACCGAAGACCTCGACTTGAGTTACCGGGCACAACTGAAAGGTTGGAAATTCAACTACCTGGAAGATGTGGTTTGTCCGGCCGAATTACCAGGCACCATGGATGCGCTGCGCTCGCAACAGTTCAGGTGGACAAAAGGCGCAGCGGAAACAGCCAGACTTTTGCTTCCTCAAGTGATCAGAAAAAAAGGGTTGTCACGCGCTCACCGGTTGCACGCTTTCTTTCACCTGATGAACAGTTTTGTGTTCGTTTGCATTTTGGGTACGGCGTTGATGAGCATACCCATGCTTACATTCAAACACACCTTGATAGGTGATCACTGGGTGTTCAGATTCGCAGGTGTATTCCTGCTGAGTTTTGTTGTGCTGCTGGCTTTTTATTATGCTGCCTGGCATAGATCCGGAAAGGCTAAGAACAGATCCTTCCTGCCGCAGTTCATTATGTTTCTTTCTTTGTCGATGGGGATGTCTTTGCACAATGCACTTGCAGTGATCGAAGCTTGGTTGGGAAGAAAAACACCTTTTGTTCGTACACCGAAACTCAACATCGGGAAGGGTGATTCCGGTGGCAACATATTGTACCGGTCCGCACGGGTGTCCTGGCTTACATGGGTGGAATTGCTCTTTGCGGTATACTTCGCATGGGGCTGTCACCTGGCGTGGGTGTATGGCGACTTCGGATTGTTTCCATACCATGTGCTGTTGTGCGCCGGTTTCGGCAGTGTGTCGATGTATGGCATTTCACATGCGTTGATCGCCCGACGGAAATGGATGCATGCGGATGAACAGGTGCAGATAACCGCACGTTCATGA
- a CDS encoding 4Fe-4S binding protein, translating into MSEPSNMALTTGDRKSTPWQCTSGTGLVVIALALMALATTRAEITGAIWMWATLGMLITGSVLYAYGTFVVKQVGEPNNGTWFAPLTSRGTWAWVFGAMLTLFYVLLYWYPEMLGLGEQTNTGLVALFDPLAMLFHGSGAKASQWFMYGTLYTVLILTLGIRFIFKYRRNRYQVIRTIVLMAAQTCLAYLVPEILEGLQDGKAYFAKDIKYFWPLNYYFFEDWHLDAMRQGGTLGMVCLVWGIIGFALLTPVLTYFLGKRWYCSWICGCGGLAETAGDSFRHLSSKSIRAWKLERWLIHGVLVYIVVVTAVVLYGYFSGSGSIAGVDIYTWFRRPYGFLIGSMFSGVIGVGFYPLLGSRVWCRFGCPMAAYMGLFQRRLSKYRITVNSGQCISCGQCSTYCEQGIDVRWYAMRGQDVVRASCVGCGICSTVCPRGVLKLENGPMETLQREART; encoded by the coding sequence ATGAGTGAACCCTCCAATATGGCACTGACCACGGGTGACCGGAAATCCACCCCCTGGCAATGTACCTCGGGTACGGGCCTTGTGGTAATCGCTCTGGCCCTGATGGCACTTGCTACAACCCGTGCGGAAATAACAGGTGCCATATGGATGTGGGCCACCCTGGGTATGTTGATTACCGGTTCCGTTCTCTATGCCTACGGAACCTTTGTTGTAAAACAGGTCGGGGAACCGAACAATGGTACCTGGTTTGCCCCGCTGACCAGTCGCGGAACATGGGCATGGGTGTTCGGAGCCATGCTTACCTTGTTTTATGTATTGCTGTACTGGTATCCTGAAATGCTCGGATTGGGTGAACAAACCAACACCGGCCTTGTTGCTTTGTTCGATCCGTTGGCCATGTTGTTTCACGGTTCGGGAGCGAAAGCATCGCAATGGTTCATGTACGGAACCTTATATACCGTTCTCATCCTGACACTCGGAATTCGGTTCATTTTCAAGTACCGCAGGAATCGTTACCAGGTGATACGAACCATTGTGTTAATGGCTGCACAAACATGCCTGGCTTATCTTGTTCCGGAAATCCTGGAAGGATTGCAAGATGGCAAGGCATACTTCGCCAAGGATATCAAATATTTCTGGCCATTGAATTACTACTTTTTTGAGGACTGGCACCTGGATGCCATGCGTCAGGGAGGAACATTGGGTATGGTATGCCTGGTGTGGGGCATTATCGGGTTTGCGTTGCTCACGCCTGTGCTAACTTACTTTCTCGGCAAGCGATGGTATTGCTCCTGGATTTGCGGCTGCGGCGGATTGGCGGAAACCGCCGGAGATTCGTTCAGGCATTTGTCATCCAAATCCATCCGCGCCTGGAAACTGGAGCGTTGGCTGATTCATGGTGTACTGGTATACATTGTTGTTGTGACCGCAGTGGTACTGTATGGTTACTTTTCAGGATCGGGCTCCATTGCCGGTGTGGATATTTATACCTGGTTCCGCCGACCCTATGGATTTTTAATAGGTTCCATGTTCTCCGGTGTGATCGGTGTTGGTTTCTATCCTCTGCTCGGAAGCAGGGTGTGGTGCAGGTTCGGTTGCCCGATGGCAGCTTACATGGGGTTGTTCCAACGACGCTTGTCGAAATACCGCATCACCGTTAACAGCGGTCAGTGCATTTCATGTGGTCAATGTTCTACGTATTGTGAACAAGGAATCGACGTGCGCTGGTACGCCATGCGGGGCCAGGATGTTGTGCGCGCATCCTGCGTGGGATGCGGCATTTGTTCCACCGTATGTCCACGGGGCGTGTTGAAGTTGGAGAACGGCCCTATGGAAACCCTGCAAAGGGAGGCCAGAACATGA
- a CDS encoding NAD(P)/FAD-dependent oxidoreductase encodes MRRIVIIGNGIAGITAARHLRKWGDDAITVISGETSSFFSRTALMYVYMGQLRFRDIQPYPDSFWTQNRIDRVQAWVNRVNVHEHELWLDNGQVVAYDLLILATGSRSVKLNVPGAELEGVQGLYFKQDLERMEARTQDTSHAVVIGGGLIGVELAEMLHSRDIQVTYLIRESRFWKQVLSAGEAGMVEKHMRGKGIAVHFDTEVKAFHGREGVLREVETSRGEKIACGFAGVAIGVEPNVNWLHGSGIEVDKGILINERFETNLPGIYAIGDCVQHRYPPAGRSSVEQVWYTGREMGKTLARILNEKEEKYAPGPWFNSAKFFGLEFQTYGAIPETSTNDVHLFEWVNASSECSLRIAYASSGQKVMGIQSIGMRLRMDVCLRWIETGASLGQAVSEWKDASFDPEFSKDHTMAWMAQLQSQTGLQVTPQQKNWKRIMNAIRR; translated from the coding sequence ATGCGCAGGATCGTCATCATCGGCAATGGCATTGCAGGCATTACTGCGGCAAGGCACCTCAGGAAATGGGGAGATGATGCCATCACCGTCATTTCAGGAGAAACATCCTCATTCTTTTCCAGGACCGCCCTGATGTATGTTTACATGGGGCAACTCCGGTTCCGGGATATCCAACCTTATCCTGATTCCTTTTGGACACAAAACCGCATCGATCGGGTGCAAGCCTGGGTCAACCGGGTGAATGTTCATGAGCATGAACTCTGGCTCGACAACGGTCAGGTTGTGGCGTATGACTTACTTATTCTGGCCACCGGATCCCGGTCTGTGAAACTGAATGTGCCGGGCGCAGAACTGGAAGGTGTGCAAGGACTTTATTTCAAGCAAGACCTGGAACGCATGGAGGCCCGAACGCAAGATACATCGCATGCGGTGGTGATCGGAGGGGGATTGATCGGCGTGGAGCTGGCCGAAATGCTTCACAGCAGAGATATCCAGGTGACCTACCTGATTCGCGAATCCCGGTTTTGGAAGCAGGTACTGTCGGCCGGAGAAGCGGGCATGGTGGAGAAGCACATGAGGGGCAAAGGAATTGCCGTGCATTTTGATACGGAGGTCAAAGCGTTCCACGGCCGGGAAGGAGTTTTGCGTGAAGTGGAAACCAGTCGGGGTGAAAAGATCGCCTGCGGATTTGCTGGCGTGGCCATAGGTGTTGAACCCAACGTGAACTGGCTGCATGGAAGTGGCATTGAAGTGGACAAAGGGATCCTGATCAACGAACGTTTTGAAACCAACCTGCCCGGCATATATGCCATCGGTGATTGTGTGCAGCACCGCTATCCTCCGGCTGGTCGCAGTTCGGTGGAGCAGGTCTGGTACACGGGAAGGGAGATGGGGAAAACGCTGGCGCGTATACTCAATGAAAAGGAAGAAAAGTACGCACCCGGCCCCTGGTTCAACAGTGCAAAGTTTTTTGGGCTGGAGTTTCAAACGTATGGAGCAATCCCGGAAACATCGACAAATGATGTGCATCTTTTCGAGTGGGTGAATGCGTCGTCGGAATGTTCGTTGCGAATCGCCTATGCTTCGTCCGGACAAAAGGTGATGGGTATTCAATCCATCGGGATGCGGTTGCGCATGGATGTTTGTCTGCGCTGGATTGAAACGGGCGCTTCCCTGGGGCAGGCCGTGAGCGAGTGGAAAGACGCGTCGTTTGATCCCGAATTTTCGAAAGATCATACAATGGCATGGATGGCGCAACTCCAAAGCCAAACGGGTCTGCAGGTAACGCCACAACAAAAGAATTGGAAAAGAATCATGAACGCCATCAGACGATGA
- a CDS encoding shikimate kinase — protein sequence MNIFLIGYMGCGKTTIGKKLARKLGWQFVDMDAWIEARTGMSIPDIFEKKGEEVFRSLEHEAVVELSVRNRLVVATGGGAPCFNNNMDLMNDDAITIYIKMTPEALVYRLQHAKEVRPLVKGKSPDELLAYIKEHLASRKPFYEQAALVVTGENLEPEQLLHAIRRVVAL from the coding sequence ATGAACATTTTCCTCATAGGATACATGGGCTGTGGCAAAACCACCATCGGCAAGAAGCTGGCCAGGAAACTGGGATGGCAGTTTGTGGATATGGACGCGTGGATTGAGGCCAGAACAGGCATGTCTATTCCCGATATCTTTGAGAAAAAAGGCGAGGAGGTATTCCGAAGCCTTGAGCACGAAGCCGTGGTGGAATTAAGTGTACGCAACCGCCTGGTGGTGGCAACAGGGGGAGGAGCACCATGTTTTAATAACAACATGGATCTGATGAATGACGATGCCATTACCATCTACATCAAAATGACGCCTGAAGCCCTGGTGTATCGCCTGCAACATGCAAAGGAGGTGCGCCCACTGGTGAAAGGAAAATCCCCGGACGAACTGCTGGCATATATCAAGGAACATCTCGCTTCACGTAAACCCTTTTACGAACAGGCCGCATTGGTGGTAACGGGTGAAAACCTGGAACCGGAACAATTGCTGCACGCCATCCGAAGGGTGGTCGCATTGTAA
- a CDS encoding SDR family oxidoreductase, producing MGKLQGKVIVITGATSGIGKALAIECGRRGARVVVTGRNADRLKEIESRLTADGVDTLALLSDVTSEEDAKALAQATVDRFGGIDVLINNAGISMRALFAEVNLDVIRQVMDINFWGTVHCTKYALPYILGAKGSVVGMSSIAGYKGLPGRTGYSASKFAMHGFLESLRCENLNNGLHVLIACPGFTASNIRMSALTADGSQQGASPRNEQKMMTAEEVAVCVADAIEKRRRKLVLTTDGKLTVLLGKFFPAWLDKMVLKHFAKEES from the coding sequence ATGGGAAAACTGCAAGGAAAAGTCATTGTGATCACCGGTGCCACCTCAGGTATCGGAAAGGCATTGGCCATCGAGTGCGGACGGCGTGGAGCCCGGGTTGTGGTAACAGGTAGAAATGCAGACCGGTTGAAGGAAATCGAAAGTCGGCTGACCGCTGATGGTGTTGATACCCTCGCGCTCCTGTCGGATGTGACGTCAGAGGAAGATGCAAAAGCACTTGCGCAAGCGACGGTGGATCGGTTCGGCGGCATAGACGTACTGATTAACAATGCCGGTATTTCCATGCGGGCATTGTTCGCCGAAGTGAACCTGGATGTGATTCGTCAGGTGATGGATATCAATTTCTGGGGAACCGTTCACTGCACCAAGTATGCCCTTCCTTATATACTTGGGGCCAAAGGCAGCGTGGTAGGTATGTCATCCATTGCCGGATACAAAGGCCTGCCCGGTCGTACCGGCTATTCCGCATCCAAATTCGCCATGCACGGCTTCCTTGAATCTTTGCGATGTGAGAACCTGAACAACGGATTGCACGTATTGATAGCCTGTCCGGGATTTACGGCCTCGAACATCCGCATGTCTGCATTGACAGCCGACGGTTCCCAGCAGGGTGCTTCACCCAGGAACGAGCAGAAGATGATGACTGCGGAGGAAGTTGCGGTGTGCGTTGCGGATGCAATTGAAAAGCGCAGGCGAAAGCTCGTGTTGACGACCGACGGTAAACTGACCGTGTTGTTAGGAAAGTTCTTTCCTGCCTGGTTGGATAAAATGGTGCTGAAGCATTTCGCCAAGGAAGAATCCTGA